Proteins from one Rhinopithecus roxellana isolate Shanxi Qingling chromosome 20, ASM756505v1, whole genome shotgun sequence genomic window:
- the LOC115895217 gene encoding uncharacterized protein LOC115895217 produces the protein MGKEKSWFDKQYTLWLSPSQDFQSKFISAQLQPGLLWPHLLCELALLIQHHTWCQGPRTADTESPTAALPRGACSGEVRLWGWGPALILPGFVTLGKLLSLSELLLPLLWSGLIPATPAPMVVPWLTSAKHGAMENTQQGPAPCLALQGHLPWPSSAFPPCSQDLCGSEAVQVGFGNREGPGQHTRKQRRRQGSPPQGRRETEAKIKRTRIAAFCPLEIFKSKWGGGGGRFGNYPNGIVSHCWLGATLCSGPKYPLEVTPQKGTSPKERGQREDPGHPTPCKGRKAEAPPSIGWAKCHASKSSTAKQSPEGGVSSIWAQVIQPQSLLSLRLTCWC, from the coding sequence ATGGGAAAGGAAAAGTCGTGGTTTGATAAGCAATACACTCTCTGGCTGAGCCCAAGTCAAGATTTTCAATCCAAGTTCATCAGCGCCCAGCTTCAGCCGGGACTGCTCTGGCCGCACCTGCTCTGTGAGCTGGCGCTTCTGATTCAACACCACACTTGGTGCCAGGGTCCCAGAACAGCTGACACTGAGTCACCGACAGCGGCTCTTCCTAGAGGCGCATGTTCAGGAGAGGTGAGGCTGTGGGGCTGGGGCCCTGCGCTAATACTCCCTGGctttgtgaccctgggcaaattaCTCAGTCTCTCTGAGCTGCTGCTTCCTCTCCTGTGGAGTGGGCTGATCCCAGCCACACCAGCACCCATGGTTGTTCCGTGGTTAACGTCTGCCAAACACGGTGCCATGGAGAACACCCAGCAGGGCCCGGCTCCTTGTTTGGCGCTGCAGGGGCACCTCCCCTGGCCCTCGAGTGCCTTTCCACCTTGCTCCCAGGACCTCTGCGGCTCAGAGGCAGTGCAGGTGGGCTTCGGCAACAGGGAGGGCCCAGGCCAGCACACAAGGAAGCAGAGAAGGCGCCAGGGATCGCCCCCtcaaggaaggagagagacagaggcaaagaTAAAAAGGACACGCATCGCTGCCTTCTGTCCCTTGGAGATTTTCAAGTCAAaatggggagggggcgggggtaGGTTTGGAAACTATCCAAATGGCATTGTTTCACATTGCTGGCTGGGGGCAACCCTCTGCAGTGGCCCTAAATACCCACTAGAGGTCACACCGCAAAAAGGGACCTCCCCTAAGGAGAGGGGACAAAGGGAGGACCCCGGGCACCCCACCCCCTGCAAGGGGAGGAAGGCTGAAGCCCCGCCATCCATCGGGTGGGCAAAGTGCCATGCCTCCAAGAGCAGCACAGCCAAGCAGTCCCCAGAGGGAGGAGTGAGCTCCATCTGGGCCCAGGTGATCCAGCCACAATCCCTTCTCAGCCTCCGCCTCACCTGCTGGTGTTAG